In Flavobacterium sp. 83, the genomic window TAGTCGTTGGAGATGATTTCTTTTGCACCATTGGCACAACAATCAAAAAAGCGGGAAGTAAAGAAGCTTTTACAAAAGTAGATTTTGAATATCCTCGTCAGTTTTCCGCTTTTGCATTGCAAAACAAAGTCAAACAATTTTTGATAATATCTTCTCTTGGTGCTGATGCAAAATCCGGAAATTTCTATTTGAAAACAAAAGGAGAAATTCAAGATTTTCTTAAGGATTGTAATTTCGAAAGCGTTGCTGTATTGCAACCTTCACTCCTATTAGGAAACCGAACTGAATTTAGATTAGGCGAAAAAGTGGGTGCTTTTTTTATGAAAATACTTTCCTTCTTATTCCTTGGAAACCTGAAAAAGTACAAACCAATTGAAAGTAAAACAGTAGCCAAAGCACTTTTGAAAATTGCTCAAACAAACAATAAAGGCTTCAAATTATACGAATCAGATGTGATTCAAGAAATTGGAAACTAATACAATATCAAAATCCTGAATGAGAGTTCAGGATTTTTTATTTGCTTATATTTGAATAAAGAATATAGAAATTAAAATCATTTATGAGAATAATTAACTGGAATTGTAATGGAGCATTTAGAAAAAAGTTTAAACAACTTGAGCAATTTGAAGCAGATATTATTGTCATACAAGAATGTGAAGACCCAGAAAGGTCAAACGATCAAAATTACAAAAAATGGGCTGGAAATTTTATTTGGATTGGGGATAACAAAAATAAAGGGCTAGGTATATTTTGCACAGAATCCTTGAAAATATCGAATAATAATTGGGAAACAAACGATCTAAAATATTTTATATCTGCAAATATTAATGATGATTTTAATATAATTGGTTTATGGAATCATCATGCAAATTCACCAACTTTTGGTTATATCGGACAGTTTTGGAAATATCTTCAAATCAATAAATCTTTAATGTCCAAAGCTCTAATTATTGGTGATTTCAATAGTAATAAAATTTGGGACAAATGGGACAGATGGTGGAACCATTCTGATGTAGTAAGAGAATTAGAAGAAATTGAAATTAGAAGTTTGTATCACGAATATTTTAATGAAGAACAAGGCGAGGAGAAATCTCCAACTTTTTACTTGCAAAAAAATATTTTAAAACCATATCATATTGATTATGTATTTGCTGATAAAAAAACCTTTAATAAAATAAAAAGTATTAAAATAGGTCATGAAACAGAATGGCTACAATGGAGCGATCACATGCCAATATTAATTGAACTTTAAATATTTCATCATAAAAAGGACACTATCCTAAAAAGTGTGTAAGTTAAAAAATATAGGGGTTTGACTTTTTAATTAAAGCTGAACCCTTTTTTCAAATATAGTTAAGAACTGGTTGAGGATTAATCCCCAGTTTTGGTAGTATCCCATAAAAAGACTTTAAGAACTACAGCTTAACATAGAACATCCTACTTTATCTCTGGCCCAATCCGGTCTTTTGGCAAACCATTTTTGAAAATTTGGTTGTTCGTCATACGGATTTTTAAGCATTTCAAATAAATCGCTTAATAAAGAATAATCTCCTTTATCTGCGTCATCAATACACAATTGCGCCATGTAATTTCGTAGTACGTATTTAGGATTTACTTTATCCATTTGAACTTTTCTTTCAGAATCCGAAAGTGTTTCTTCATTGATTTGAATGCTGTACTTCTCAAACCAATCGTGCCAATCTTTCAAAATAGTTTCATTCAAATCCTTTTCATTATAAAAAGCATCTTTTATGGCATTGAAAGCGGTTATTGCAGTATCAGTTTTAGTAACATTGCCAAGATTTCTAAAGAAAATAGTCATGTCGGTTTCTACCTTTTCAAGCAATTGAGTCAAACTCTGAATCAAAACGGCATCTTGTTCTTTTTTAATTTGGAAACCGAGCTTATTTTGTATCATATTCAAATACTCCTTTTCGTAATCAACACTAAAAGCATCTAAAATAGATTCCAGCGGTTTAGCCTCCTGAATCAATGGATACAAAGCATTCGCCAATTGATACAAATTCCATAGCGCAATTTCAGGTTGATTCCCAAAACGGTAACGTTTATGCTGTCTGTCTGTTGTATTAGGTGTCCAGCCCGAATCATAATCTTCCAACCAACCGTAAGGGCCGTAATCAATAGTGATGCCGTGAATGGACATATTATCGGTATTCATAACTCCATGAACAAAACCGACACGTTGCCATTCGACTATCATCTTGAGCGTAGTATTAGTTACTTCTTGAAAAAAGGCCAGATATTTTTCGACCCCTTCTTTTTGAATATGAGGAAAATGATGTTTAATGGTGAAATCCGCTAGTAATTTGAGATTAACAAGATCCTTTCGAGAAGCAAACAATTCAAAACTACCAAAACGAATAAAAGAAGGAGCCACTCTACAAACGATAGCTCCTTTTTCGTAAGCAGGATTTCCATTATACAACACATCACGCAATACTTGATCACCAGAAAGCATCAACGAAAGCGAACGTGTGGTAGGAACGCCTAAATAATGCATCGCTTCGGCGCACAAATACTCTCGAATAGAAGAACGCAAAACGGCAAAACCATCTGCAGTTCTAGAATATGGCGTAGGCCCTGCTCCTTTTAGTTGCAAAGTGTATGACTTATTTTCATGAACAACTTCGGTAAGATTGATCGCACGCCCATCACCCAATTGTCCAGCCCAATTCCCAAATTGATGTCCGGCATAACTCAAAGCATACGGTTTTGTGCCTGAGTAAATTGTATTTCCTGAAAAAATATTTAAAAATTCAGTTGAAAGTATATCTTCTTCAGAAAGACCAATAGAATTTGCCACTTCGATTGAAGCATGAATTAGTGACGGATTTGAGGGCTTTTTGGGTAAAACAAAGGAATAACAAGCTTGCTCGACTTGTCTTGGAGTATTTATCTCGCTAGAGTCAGCAGGTAATTCTGTAGTAAAATTATTTTGTATATGAAGTTTCATTTGATAGCAGATTAATACAAACCAGAATAATTAAGATCAGTACCATACAAAGGTATTGGATACATTAGACATATTTGAATTCTTATGATAACTTTAATTGATGACCAAAATCGTTTTGTTTATTAAAATTAAAACTTCATTTAAGTTTACAACAAAAAAATCCTGAGCTTTCACTCAGGATTTTTTAAATATATAACAATTTTCTAATTAAGAAAGTGCTGCTTTTACTTGATCAGCTGCTTCTTGAAATTCAACAGCAGATAAAATTGGCATTCCTGAATTATCGATTAATTCTTTTGCGATAGCTGCATTTGTACCTTGTAAACGAACAATGATTGGCACCTTTATAGCATCACCCATATTTTTGTAAGCATCAACAACTCCTTGTGCCACACGGTCACAACGAACAATTCCTCCAAAAATATTAATCAAAATTGCTTTTACGTTTTGATCTTTTAAGATAATACGGAAAGCAGTTTCAACACGTTTTGCATCAGCAGTTCCACCTACGTCAAGGAAGTTAGCAGGCTCAAAACCAGCATACTTGATTAAATCCATAGTCGCCATAGCTAAACCAGCTCCGTTCACCATACATCCTACTGTACCGTCAAGATCAACATAGTTTAAACCTACTTCTTTTGCTTCTACTTCGATTGGGTTTTCCTCACGAACGTCACGCATATCAGCATATTTCTTTTGTCTGTATAAAGCATTATCATCGATATTTACTTTAGCATCTACAGCCATAATTTTATTGTCAGATGTTTTCAAAACCGGGTTGATTTCAAACATCGAAGCATCAGATCCAATATATGCATTGTATAAAGAATCGATAAATTTTGTCATTTCTTTAAAAGCATTTCCAGAAAGACCTAAATTAAAGGCAATTCTTCTTGCTTGAAAACCTTGTAATCCAACAGAAGGATCAATTTCTTCTGTAAAAATTAAATGTGGAGTGTGTTCAGCAACTTCTTCAATGTCCATTCCACCTTCAGTAGAATACATAATCATGTTACGACCTGTTGCTCTATTCAATAAAACAGAAACATAAAACTCAGAAGTTTCACTTTCGCCAGGATAATAAACATCTTCAGCAATTAAAACTTTATGTACTTTTTTACCTTCTGCAGAAGTTTGAGGTGTTACCAATTGCATTCCAATGATTTGTTCTGCAATTTCTTCTACTTGTTGTAAATTTTTGGCAAGCTTAACTCCACCACCTTTTCCACGTCCACCTGCATGAACTTGGGCTTTTACTACATACCAACTTGTACCAGTTTCTGTAGTTAATTGTTTTGCAGCAGCAACAGCTTCTACTGGACTATTAGCAACGATTCCGCGTTGAATGCGAACCCCGTAGCTAGCTAAAATCTCTTTTCCTTGATATTCGTGTATGTTCATAATATAGAATTTGTCTGGATTCTGAATTTATTTCAGAATAAAAGTGGCACAAAAATAGCAAAATTAAACTTAACTACTATTTTTTTTTATTAAATGTAGCCCCTAAATTTGTACATTTCAAGGTATTCATTGAGCGAAGCAAAAAATATAAAAAATAACAAACATTTTGTTATAATTCTAAAACAAAAATCATCAGTAAAACAATTCTCTCAAAATTATTGCCTCATGACCTTTTAATCCGTTTTCTTTTTATCGAAAAATCAATTCAAATGTATTTAAATACAATTATTGTGATTTATCGCACCTTTTTCTACTATTACTGTAAAAATACGCTCATTTTGGCTTTTGTATTCATTATATGTTACTAAATCTTTAATTTTGTAAAAAAAATATTAAGCATGAAAGTTAAAGAACAAGGCCTTTATTTGCCCGAATTTGAACATGATAATTGTGGCGCAGGATTTATTTGTAATTTGAATGGAATTAAGTCTAATGATATTATTCATAAAGCACTTGATATCTTAATAAAGCTAGAGCATCGTGGAGCTGTAAGTGCAGATGGAAGAACAGGAGATGGAGCTGGAATATTATTTGATATCCCACATATCTTTTTTAAAAAAGTATGTGATTTTGAAATTCCGGAAGCAAGACAATATGCAGTAGGAATGGTTTTTATGCCTAAAAGCATTAACCAAGTAGCTTTTTGCAAAACAACTTTTGAAGATTCTATACGCAATCAAAATTTAGAAATCCTAGGATGGAGAGACGTCCCTGTTGACATTTCTAATTTAGGACAAATTGCAGCTGAAAAAGAGCCAACCGTAAAACAAGTTTTTGTTGGTAAAAATGGATTAGACATTACAGAACAACAATTTAACGCCAAAATGTTTGCTGCAAGAAAAATTGCAGAACATACAATAAGAAATTCAAGAACCTCAGAAAGTCATATGTTCTATTTTTCTAGTTTTTCAACAACTACCATTATATATAAAGGTTTGTTGATGCCAGAAGACATTAGCCGTTACTATACTGATTTATCTGATACTGATTTAGTTACCAGATTAGCTTTGGTTCACCAACGTTTTTCAACAAATACATTTCCTTCATGGGAATTAGCACAACCATTTAGATACATGTGTCATAATGGAGAAATCAATACCCTTCGTGGTAACATTAGCAGAATGCGTGCTCGTGAAGAATTGATGCAAAGTGATGTATTTGGCGATGATTTGAAAAAATTATTCCCTATTATATTAGAAGGAAAATCGGATTCAGCTTCTATGGATATGGTTGTCGAGTTGTTATTAATGACTGGACGTTCTTTACCAGAAGCAATGATGATGGTTGTTCCTGAAGCTTGGGAAAAACACCAAACAATGTCGGAAGACAAAAAAGCATTTTACGAGTATAATGCTTGTATCATGGAGCCTTGGGATGGTCCAGCTTCTATACCTTTTACAGATGGTAACGTTATTGGTGCCTTATTAGATAGAAATGGTTTGAGACCATCTCGTTATACACTTACAAAAAGTGGCTTCGTAATTATGTCTTCAGAAATTGGTGTTCTTGACATCAAACCGGAAGATG contains:
- a CDS encoding endonuclease/exonuclease/phosphatase family protein — translated: MRIINWNCNGAFRKKFKQLEQFEADIIVIQECEDPERSNDQNYKKWAGNFIWIGDNKNKGLGIFCTESLKISNNNWETNDLKYFISANINDDFNIIGLWNHHANSPTFGYIGQFWKYLQINKSLMSKALIIGDFNSNKIWDKWDRWWNHSDVVRELEEIEIRSLYHEYFNEEQGEEKSPTFYLQKNILKPYHIDYVFADKKTFNKIKSIKIGHETEWLQWSDHMPILIEL
- a CDS encoding NAD(P)H-binding protein; translated protein: MKTALIIGSTGLIGSQLLNLLLDSNDYLKVITFVKRDTGIKHKKLTQHIIDFDKPETYKELVVGDDFFCTIGTTIKKAGSKEAFTKVDFEYPRQFSAFALQNKVKQFLIISSLGADAKSGNFYLKTKGEIQDFLKDCNFESVAVLQPSLLLGNRTEFRLGEKVGAFFMKILSFLFLGNLKKYKPIESKTVAKALLKIAQTNNKGFKLYESDVIQEIGN
- the sucC gene encoding ADP-forming succinate--CoA ligase subunit beta gives rise to the protein MNIHEYQGKEILASYGVRIQRGIVANSPVEAVAAAKQLTTETGTSWYVVKAQVHAGGRGKGGGVKLAKNLQQVEEIAEQIIGMQLVTPQTSAEGKKVHKVLIAEDVYYPGESETSEFYVSVLLNRATGRNMIMYSTEGGMDIEEVAEHTPHLIFTEEIDPSVGLQGFQARRIAFNLGLSGNAFKEMTKFIDSLYNAYIGSDASMFEINPVLKTSDNKIMAVDAKVNIDDNALYRQKKYADMRDVREENPIEVEAKEVGLNYVDLDGTVGCMVNGAGLAMATMDLIKYAGFEPANFLDVGGTADAKRVETAFRIILKDQNVKAILINIFGGIVRCDRVAQGVVDAYKNMGDAIKVPIIVRLQGTNAAIAKELIDNSGMPILSAVEFQEAADQVKAALS
- a CDS encoding YdiU family protein, which translates into the protein MKLHIQNNFTTELPADSSEINTPRQVEQACYSFVLPKKPSNPSLIHASIEVANSIGLSEEDILSTEFLNIFSGNTIYSGTKPYALSYAGHQFGNWAGQLGDGRAINLTEVVHENKSYTLQLKGAGPTPYSRTADGFAVLRSSIREYLCAEAMHYLGVPTTRSLSLMLSGDQVLRDVLYNGNPAYEKGAIVCRVAPSFIRFGSFELFASRKDLVNLKLLADFTIKHHFPHIQKEGVEKYLAFFQEVTNTTLKMIVEWQRVGFVHGVMNTDNMSIHGITIDYGPYGWLEDYDSGWTPNTTDRQHKRYRFGNQPEIALWNLYQLANALYPLIQEAKPLESILDAFSVDYEKEYLNMIQNKLGFQIKKEQDAVLIQSLTQLLEKVETDMTIFFRNLGNVTKTDTAITAFNAIKDAFYNEKDLNETILKDWHDWFEKYSIQINEETLSDSERKVQMDKVNPKYVLRNYMAQLCIDDADKGDYSLLSDLFEMLKNPYDEQPNFQKWFAKRPDWARDKVGCSMLSCSS